In one window of Pseudomonas chlororaphis subsp. chlororaphis DNA:
- a CDS encoding FmdB family zinc ribbon protein, giving the protein MPMYDYQCASCGHQLEAIQKISAPALVDCPACQAPELKKMLSMPGFRLSGSGWYETDFKTGAKKNLAGGDKAD; this is encoded by the coding sequence ATGCCCATGTACGACTACCAATGTGCTTCCTGTGGTCATCAGCTGGAAGCCATTCAAAAGATCAGCGCGCCTGCGTTGGTCGATTGCCCTGCCTGCCAGGCGCCCGAGCTGAAAAAAATGCTGTCCATGCCAGGTTTCCGCCTCAGCGGTTCGGGCTGGTATGAGACCGACTTCAAAACCGGCGCCAAGAAGAACCTGGCCGGTGGCGACAAAGCTGATTAA
- a CDS encoding sensor histidine kinase, with the protein MPLRQRLENLPVGQKLLAALLVLLITVLLVANLTFISAAYWISQESMAPQALQTIGRLVSNPTLAAQALDSPQNAEKLLNELNSYSPLRAAAIYDGKGTRLAQLQHGERLNLPERYRHIEAWQLTEFRSNQIITLPRAGQPPGHLLLVASSELPMAFYTGTLTASLGILIFSVLLWLIIARQIKRLITQPIHQLEELSRQVTREENYSLRAARGNHDEIGSLAEAFNTMLSRIEAREQQLKRARDDSQAAYDQAQGLAEETRHTNRKLELEVQVRSKIEKKLTGFQNYLNSIIDSMPSALIALDEQLYVTQWNQEASALSGTRLDEALNQPIFLAFEPLKPFLPQLKETVEQHTVTKVERVTWVKDDEARHYALTFYPLMGGAGRGVVIRIDDITQRLSLEEMMVQSEKMLSVGGLAAGMAHEINNPLGAILHNVQNIRRRLSPELPKNQEHAEQIGIELETVNRYLQSREVPQLLDGIQQAGARAAKIVTHMLSFSRRSNRQMAPCDLPALIDQAVEIAGNDFDLAIGFDFKGQAIIRQFDPQLGPVPGTANELEQVLLNLLKNAAQAIHQRVDDSEPGRIILRTRLNPPWAEIQVEDNGIGMSENVRKRTFEPFFTTKEIGQGTGLGLSVSYFIITNNHKGQMEVQSTQGQGTCFTLRLPLAGSQPPPLEHPPLER; encoded by the coding sequence ATGCCATTGCGCCAGCGCCTTGAAAACCTGCCGGTCGGCCAAAAACTGCTGGCCGCCTTGCTCGTCCTGCTGATTACTGTACTGCTGGTCGCCAACCTGACCTTCATCAGCGCCGCCTACTGGATCTCTCAGGAAAGCATGGCGCCGCAAGCCTTGCAGACCATCGGCCGGCTGGTATCCAACCCGACCCTGGCCGCGCAGGCGCTGGACTCGCCACAAAACGCCGAGAAGCTGCTCAACGAACTCAACAGCTACTCTCCCCTGCGCGCCGCAGCGATCTATGACGGCAAGGGCACGCGCTTGGCCCAGTTGCAACATGGCGAACGCCTGAACCTGCCGGAGCGCTATCGGCATATCGAAGCCTGGCAACTGACCGAATTTCGCAGCAACCAGATCATCACCCTGCCCCGCGCCGGCCAGCCCCCCGGTCACCTGTTGCTGGTGGCCAGCAGTGAGCTGCCGATGGCCTTCTACACCGGCACCCTGACCGCGAGCCTGGGCATCCTGATCTTCAGCGTGCTGCTGTGGCTGATCATTGCCCGGCAGATCAAACGGCTGATCACCCAACCCATCCATCAGCTGGAAGAACTGTCCCGGCAGGTGACACGCGAGGAAAACTATTCCCTGCGCGCCGCCCGTGGCAACCACGATGAAATCGGCAGCCTGGCCGAGGCCTTCAACACCATGCTGTCGCGCATCGAAGCGCGAGAACAGCAACTCAAGCGCGCCCGCGACGACTCCCAGGCGGCCTATGACCAGGCCCAGGGGCTGGCCGAGGAAACCCGTCACACCAACCGCAAGCTGGAGCTGGAAGTCCAGGTACGCAGCAAGATCGAAAAGAAACTCACCGGCTTTCAGAACTACCTCAACAGCATCATCGACTCGATGCCCTCGGCGCTGATCGCCCTGGACGAGCAACTCTATGTCACCCAATGGAACCAGGAGGCCAGCGCCCTCTCCGGCACCCGCCTGGACGAAGCGCTGAATCAGCCGATCTTCCTCGCCTTCGAACCGCTCAAGCCGTTCCTGCCGCAACTCAAGGAAACCGTGGAGCAACATACGGTCACCAAGGTCGAGCGGGTCACCTGGGTCAAGGACGACGAAGCCCGGCATTACGCCCTGACCTTCTACCCGCTGATGGGCGGTGCCGGGCGCGGCGTGGTGATCCGGATCGACGACATCACCCAGCGCCTGTCCCTGGAAGAAATGATGGTGCAGTCGGAAAAAATGCTCTCCGTGGGTGGCCTGGCCGCCGGCATGGCTCACGAAATCAACAACCCGCTGGGGGCCATCCTGCACAACGTGCAGAACATTCGTCGGCGCTTGTCCCCCGAGTTGCCGAAGAACCAGGAACATGCCGAGCAGATCGGCATCGAGCTGGAAACCGTCAACCGTTACCTGCAGAGCCGCGAAGTACCGCAACTGCTCGATGGCATTCAGCAGGCTGGCGCCCGGGCGGCGAAGATCGTGACCCATATGCTCAGTTTCAGCCGGCGCAGCAACCGGCAGATGGCGCCCTGCGACCTGCCGGCATTGATCGACCAGGCCGTGGAGATTGCCGGCAACGACTTCGACCTGGCCATAGGCTTCGACTTCAAGGGCCAGGCCATCATCCGCCAGTTCGACCCGCAACTGGGGCCGGTGCCCGGCACCGCCAACGAACTGGAGCAGGTCCTGCTCAACCTGCTGAAAAACGCCGCCCAGGCCATTCACCAGCGCGTGGATGACAGCGAACCCGGGCGCATTATCCTGCGCACCCGGCTGAACCCGCCCTGGGCGGAAATCCAGGTCGAGGACAACGGCATCGGCATGAGCGAAAACGTGCGCAAGCGTACCTTCGAGCCGTTCTTCACCACCAAGGAAATCGGCCAGGGCACCGGCCTTGGGCTTTCGGTCTCTTACTTCATCATCACCAACAATCACAAAGGCCAGATGGAAGTGCAGTCGACGCAGGGCCAGGGCACTTGCTTCACCTTGCGTTTGCCATTGGCGGGCAGTCAGCCGCCACCACTGGAACATCCCCCACTGGAGAGGTAA
- a CDS encoding Dps family protein yields the protein MAIDIGISAEDRKSIVEGLSRLLSDTYVLYLKTHNFHWNVTGPQFRTLHLMFEEQYNELALAVDLIAERIRALGFPAPGAYSIYARLSSIKEEEGVPSADEMIKQLVAGQEAVTRTARGIFPIIDKVSDEPTADLLTQRMQVHEKTAWMLRALLSEQ from the coding sequence ATGGCAATCGATATCGGTATCAGTGCAGAAGATCGCAAATCCATCGTGGAGGGGCTCTCTCGCCTGCTTTCAGATACTTATGTGCTTTATCTGAAGACCCATAATTTCCACTGGAACGTCACGGGGCCGCAGTTCCGCACGCTGCATCTGATGTTCGAGGAGCAGTACAACGAACTGGCGCTGGCGGTGGACCTGATTGCCGAGCGTATCCGTGCCCTGGGATTCCCGGCGCCAGGTGCCTATTCCATCTACGCGCGCCTTTCTTCGATCAAGGAAGAAGAGGGTGTGCCAAGCGCCGATGAGATGATCAAGCAACTGGTGGCGGGGCAGGAAGCTGTGACCCGCACTGCCCGTGGCATTTTCCCGATCATCGACAAGGTCAGCGACGAACCCACCGCAGACTTGCTGACCCAGCGGATGCAGGTGCATGAGAAAACCGCGTGGATGCTGCGCGCGCTGTTGAGCGAGCAATAG
- a CDS encoding cold-shock protein, with protein MLKIVHLLTGAAALLLSFIPSLRSEAVPFLQQPDALYLAFFGLLNLTLAPVIPYWNKGPRHQLQNLVSALLVLAVVLQTLTLLAPMPVIAGQPAVLFSLLTAAIAVLLHLAVSFYKSSPSANTSQTYDMSNRDTGTVKWFNTSKGFGFISRDSGDDIFVHFRAIRGEGHRVLVEGQRVEFSVMNRDKGLQAEDVIAALPRR; from the coding sequence ATGTTGAAAATCGTCCACCTGCTAACGGGCGCAGCAGCCTTGCTGCTGTCCTTTATCCCTAGCCTGCGATCTGAAGCCGTTCCCTTCCTGCAACAACCCGATGCTCTTTATCTGGCCTTTTTCGGCCTGCTCAACCTGACACTGGCTCCGGTTATCCCCTACTGGAACAAAGGCCCGCGTCACCAACTGCAAAACCTGGTCAGCGCGCTCCTGGTGCTGGCGGTGGTCTTGCAGACCTTGACCCTGCTGGCACCAATGCCGGTTATCGCAGGTCAACCGGCTGTGCTGTTCAGCCTGCTGACCGCGGCGATTGCCGTTCTTCTGCACCTGGCCGTCAGCTTCTACAAATCGTCTCCCTCGGCCAATACCTCGCAAACCTACGACATGAGCAATCGCGATACCGGCACCGTCAAGTGGTTCAACACTTCGAAGGGGTTCGGCTTCATCTCTCGCGACTCCGGGGATGATATCTTCGTGCACTTCCGCGCCATCCGTGGCGAAGGTCACCGCGTCCTGGTGGAAGGCCAGCGCGTGGAGTTCTCCGTCATGAATCGCGACAAGGGCCTGCAAGCCGAAGACGTGATTGCGGCATTGCCGCGGCGCTGA
- a CDS encoding SlyX family protein: MSLEERVTDLESRLAFQDDTIQALNDVLVGQQRVVERLQLQMAALLKRQEEMVGQFESFEEEAPPPHY, translated from the coding sequence ATGAGCCTGGAAGAGCGGGTAACCGATCTGGAAAGCCGATTGGCTTTTCAGGATGACACCATTCAAGCCCTGAACGACGTGCTGGTAGGGCAGCAGCGGGTGGTCGAACGTCTGCAATTGCAGATGGCCGCCTTGCTCAAGCGCCAGGAGGAAATGGTGGGGCAGTTCGAGTCATTCGAAGAAGAGGCTCCGCCGCCACATTACTGA
- a CDS encoding mechanosensitive ion channel family protein, translating to MDLNAEVDNLVKASQAWVPMIMEYGSRVLLAVITLAIGWWLINRLTHKVGKLLALRNADQALQGFISSLANIILKVLLIVSVASMIGVETTSFVAAIGAAGLAIGLALQGSLANFAGGVLILLFRPFRIGDVIEAQGISGTVDSIQIFHTVLRTGDNKTVIVPNGNLSNGIITNHNRQLTRKVIFDVGVNYEADLQKAREVLLDLAKDERVLADPEPVAVVSMLGDSAITLSLRVWVKTADYWDVMFRFNELSRDRLKAAGIDIPFPQRVIRVVQEAAV from the coding sequence ATGGATTTGAATGCTGAAGTGGACAACCTGGTCAAGGCTTCCCAAGCCTGGGTTCCAATGATCATGGAATACGGCAGTCGGGTACTGCTGGCCGTCATCACGCTGGCCATCGGCTGGTGGCTGATCAACAGGTTGACGCACAAGGTCGGCAAGCTGCTGGCGCTGCGTAATGCGGACCAGGCCCTGCAGGGCTTTATCAGCAGCCTGGCGAACATCATTCTCAAGGTGCTGCTGATTGTCAGCGTGGCCTCGATGATCGGTGTCGAAACCACTTCGTTCGTTGCCGCGATCGGTGCGGCGGGCCTGGCCATCGGCCTGGCCTTGCAAGGCAGCCTGGCCAACTTCGCCGGTGGCGTGCTGATCCTGCTATTCCGTCCTTTCCGCATCGGTGACGTGATCGAAGCCCAGGGTATCAGCGGCACGGTCGACAGCATCCAGATCTTCCACACGGTGCTGCGTACCGGTGACAACAAGACCGTCATAGTGCCTAACGGCAACCTGTCCAACGGCATCATCACCAACCACAACCGCCAGCTGACCCGCAAAGTGATCTTCGATGTCGGCGTGAACTACGAGGCTGACCTGCAAAAGGCCCGTGAGGTCCTGCTGGACCTGGCCAAGGACGAGCGCGTGCTGGCCGATCCGGAGCCGGTCGCGGTGGTTTCCATGCTGGGTGACAGCGCCATTACCCTTTCGCTGCGTGTCTGGGTGAAGACCGCGGACTACTGGGATGTGATGTTCCGCTTCAACGAGTTGTCCCGTGATCGCTTGAAGGCAGCGGGTATTGATATTCCGTTTCCACAGCGCGTGATTCGTGTGGTTCAGGAAGCGGCTGTTTGA
- a CDS encoding OprD family porin, whose translation MRVMKWSMIALAVAAAASTQVATAAPFVSDQSEAKGFVEDAKFDVLLRNYYFNRDNKDHSNDQKDWTQGIWGNFSSGYTQGTVGVGVDAFGYLAIKLDGGDGTGGTGNMSRDSDGDVNNSQGKAGAAVKFRISKTELKAGDMQPSTSPVFAVGGSRILPQTASGFQLQSSEIKNLDLEGGHFYSATSQDSNARNGNLYANYAGVASNSIDYFGGKYGITDNLSASLYGAKLEDIWNQYYANLNYTIPMGGDQSLNLDGNIYRTTDAGSAKAGDISNTTFSLAAAFSFLKAHTITVAFQKVNGDTPFDYIGVGGHDSSRRGANRGGDSIFLANSIQYSDFNGPNEKSAQIRYDLKMAEYGVPGLSFMTRYVKGWDIDGTGLADNSVYRKSNGDPIYGADGKHNETNFEAKYVVQSGPAKDLSFRVRQAWHFANSDQGEGDIKEFRLIVDYPLSIL comes from the coding sequence ATGCGCGTGATGAAGTGGAGCATGATCGCACTGGCAGTTGCAGCAGCCGCCAGTACTCAAGTGGCTACGGCCGCACCTTTTGTAAGTGACCAATCTGAAGCCAAGGGCTTTGTTGAAGACGCAAAATTCGACGTACTGCTGCGTAACTATTACTTCAACCGTGACAACAAAGACCACAGCAACGATCAGAAAGACTGGACCCAGGGTATCTGGGGTAACTTCAGTTCTGGTTACACCCAGGGCACCGTAGGCGTCGGCGTCGATGCGTTCGGTTATCTGGCGATCAAACTGGACGGCGGCGACGGCACTGGCGGCACCGGCAACATGAGCCGCGACTCCGATGGCGACGTCAACAACAGCCAGGGCAAAGCAGGCGCTGCGGTCAAATTCCGCATCTCCAAAACCGAGTTGAAAGCTGGCGATATGCAGCCAAGCACCTCCCCGGTCTTCGCGGTCGGCGGTTCCCGTATCCTTCCTCAAACTGCCAGCGGTTTCCAACTGCAGAGCAGCGAGATCAAAAACCTTGATCTGGAAGGTGGTCACTTCTATTCGGCCACCAGCCAGGACTCCAACGCTCGTAACGGCAACTTGTATGCTAACTACGCCGGCGTGGCATCCAACAGCATCGACTACTTCGGTGGCAAGTACGGCATCACCGACAACCTGAGTGCATCGCTCTACGGTGCCAAGCTGGAAGACATCTGGAACCAGTACTACGCCAACCTGAACTACACCATCCCGATGGGTGGCGATCAGTCGCTGAACCTGGACGGTAACATCTACCGCACCACCGATGCTGGTAGCGCCAAGGCTGGTGACATCAGCAACACCACGTTCTCCCTGGCAGCTGCTTTCTCGTTCCTGAAAGCACACACCATTACCGTCGCTTTCCAGAAGGTCAATGGTGATACTCCATTCGACTATATCGGTGTAGGTGGTCACGACTCCTCCCGGCGCGGTGCCAACCGTGGCGGCGACTCGATCTTCCTCGCCAACTCCATCCAGTACTCTGACTTCAACGGCCCGAACGAGAAGTCCGCACAGATCCGTTACGATCTGAAAATGGCCGAGTACGGCGTTCCTGGTCTGAGCTTCATGACCCGTTATGTTAAAGGCTGGGACATCGACGGCACCGGTCTGGCTGACAACAGCGTGTACCGTAAAAGCAACGGCGATCCGATTTACGGTGCCGATGGCAAACACAACGAGACCAACTTCGAAGCCAAGTACGTTGTTCAGTCTGGCCCGGCAAAAGATCTCTCCTTCCGCGTTCGTCAAGCTTGGCACTTCGCTAACAGCGACCAAGGTGAAGGCGATATCAAAGAGTTCCGCCTGATCGTCGACTACCCACTGTCGATCTTGTAA
- a CDS encoding HIT family protein translates to MFALDPRLQQDTLPIGDFPLCRLLLSNDSNYPWFILVPRREDISELFQLDDADQQQLWRETTALAELLKDSFDADKLNVATLGNVVSQLHMHVIVRKRDDAAWPAPVWGKLPAKPYAAEQVAAIRERLRLVLTDDFKFLEG, encoded by the coding sequence GTGTTCGCTTTAGATCCACGACTTCAACAAGACACACTGCCCATTGGGGACTTCCCCCTTTGCCGGCTGCTATTGTCCAACGATTCCAATTACCCGTGGTTCATCCTGGTACCGCGCCGGGAAGATATCAGTGAGTTGTTTCAATTGGATGACGCGGACCAGCAGCAACTATGGCGAGAAACCACGGCGCTGGCGGAGTTGCTTAAAGACTCGTTCGATGCGGACAAGTTGAATGTGGCGACTCTGGGTAATGTCGTCAGCCAGTTGCACATGCACGTTATCGTTCGCAAGCGCGACGATGCGGCCTGGCCTGCTCCGGTATGGGGCAAGCTGCCTGCCAAGCCCTACGCCGCCGAACAGGTGGCTGCGATTCGTGAGCGGTTACGACTGGTCCTGACCGATGATTTCAAGTTTCTGGAGGGCTGA
- a CDS encoding putative 2-dehydropantoate 2-reductase, which yields MSTTWHILGAGSLGTLWATRLARAGLPVRLILRDQARLQAYQAAGGLTLVEQGQASFYAIPGETVDSPEPITRLLVACKAYDAQQAVSQLVSRLTPDAELVLLQNGLGSQDAVAAQVPQARCIYASSTEGAFRDGDWRVVFAGHGYTWLGDASHPTAPFWLDDLSASGIPHEWSADILTRLWRKLALNCAINPLTVLHDCRNGGLLQHHCEVAMLCVELSELLERCGQPAAAENLQQEVERVIQATAANYSSMYQDVASRRRTEISYLLGHACDVAARHQLHLPNLGRLRRLLVEHLQQRGLPSD from the coding sequence ATGTCGACGACCTGGCACATTCTGGGCGCGGGCAGCCTCGGCACCCTGTGGGCGACACGCCTGGCCCGGGCCGGCTTGCCGGTACGCCTGATCCTGCGCGATCAGGCCCGCCTGCAGGCCTACCAGGCCGCGGGTGGGCTGACGCTGGTGGAACAAGGGCAGGCCAGCTTTTACGCCATTCCCGGCGAGACGGTCGACAGCCCTGAGCCCATCACTCGGTTGCTGGTGGCCTGCAAGGCCTATGACGCGCAACAGGCCGTCAGCCAGCTAGTCTCGCGCCTGACGCCGGATGCCGAACTGGTCCTGCTGCAGAACGGCCTGGGCAGCCAGGACGCCGTGGCCGCCCAAGTGCCGCAGGCCCGCTGCATTTATGCCTCGAGCACCGAAGGCGCCTTTCGCGATGGCGACTGGCGCGTGGTGTTCGCCGGCCATGGCTACACCTGGCTGGGGGACGCCAGCCACCCCACCGCGCCCTTCTGGCTCGACGACCTGAGCGCCAGCGGCATCCCCCATGAATGGAGCGCGGATATCCTGACCCGCCTCTGGCGCAAGCTGGCGCTCAACTGCGCGATCAACCCCCTGACGGTCCTGCACGACTGCCGCAACGGCGGCCTGCTGCAGCACCATTGCGAAGTGGCGATGCTGTGCGTCGAGCTGAGCGAACTGCTGGAACGTTGCGGTCAGCCCGCCGCGGCCGAGAACCTGCAGCAGGAAGTGGAGCGGGTGATCCAGGCGACCGCCGCCAACTACTCCTCCATGTACCAGGACGTTGCCAGTCGGCGCAGAACCGAAATCAGCTATTTATTGGGGCATGCCTGCGACGTTGCCGCCAGGCACCAGTTGCACCTGCCCAACCTCGGCCGCCTGCGCCGGCTATTGGTGGAACACCTGCAACAGCGCGGATTGCCCAGCGACTGA
- a CDS encoding Nudix family hydrolase: MKRVHVAAAVIRDADGRILIARRADTQHQGGLWEFPGGKVEADEAVEAALTRELQEELGILVSQARPLIKVQHDYPDKQVLLDVWEVCAFTGEPHGAEGQPLAWVTARELENYEFPAANQPIVAAARLPSDYLITPEGLETPALLRGMQKAIAGGSRLIQLRAPNGYDPQYRDLAVDAVGLCAGKAQLMLKGPFEWLGDFPSAGWHITSAQLRKYASAGRPFGKERWLAASCHNAEELSLAQQMDVDFVTLSPVQPTQTHPEAQPLGWEQAARLISGFNKPVYLLGGVGPDQREQAWQAGAQGVAGIRAFWP, from the coding sequence GTGAAACGAGTACATGTGGCGGCGGCCGTTATCCGTGATGCCGACGGCAGGATCCTGATTGCCCGACGTGCCGATACCCAGCATCAAGGCGGCCTCTGGGAGTTTCCCGGCGGCAAGGTCGAAGCGGACGAGGCGGTGGAAGCGGCGTTGACCCGTGAGCTGCAGGAGGAACTGGGCATTCTGGTGTCCCAGGCACGGCCGTTGATCAAGGTGCAGCACGATTACCCGGACAAGCAGGTGTTGCTGGATGTCTGGGAAGTGTGCGCCTTTACCGGCGAACCCCATGGCGCCGAGGGCCAGCCTTTGGCCTGGGTCACGGCCCGTGAGCTGGAGAACTACGAGTTCCCGGCGGCCAACCAGCCGATCGTGGCGGCGGCGCGCTTGCCGAGCGACTACCTGATCACCCCGGAAGGCCTGGAAACACCGGCGCTGTTGCGGGGCATGCAAAAGGCCATTGCCGGTGGCAGCAGGTTGATCCAGCTACGCGCGCCCAATGGCTACGACCCGCAATACCGCGACCTGGCGGTGGATGCGGTCGGCCTGTGTGCGGGCAAGGCGCAATTGATGCTCAAGGGGCCGTTCGAATGGCTGGGGGATTTCCCCTCGGCGGGCTGGCATATCACTTCGGCGCAGCTGCGCAAATACGCCAGCGCCGGACGTCCCTTTGGCAAGGAGCGCTGGCTGGCGGCGTCTTGCCATAATGCTGAAGAGTTGTCCCTGGCGCAGCAGATGGATGTGGACTTCGTGACGCTGTCGCCGGTCCAGCCAACCCAGACTCACCCTGAGGCGCAGCCACTGGGTTGGGAGCAGGCCGCCCGACTGATCAGCGGTTTCAACAAGCCGGTGTACCTGCTGGGCGGCGTCGGTCCGGATCAGCGCGAGCAGGCTTGGCAGGCCGGTGCGCAAGGGGTGGCGGGGATTCGCGCGTTCTGGCCCTGA
- a CDS encoding YajQ family cyclic di-GMP-binding protein — protein sequence MPSFDVVSELDKHEVTNAVENAVKELDRRYDLKGKGSFEFKEKELTVNLTAEAEFQLEAMIEILKLALVKRKIDVQCLEVKDAYASGKVMKQEATLKEGIDKELAKKIVAHIKDAKLKVQAAIQGEQVRVTGKKRDDLQEAIAALRAKEFGMPLQFNNFRD from the coding sequence ATGCCGTCGTTCGACGTGGTATCCGAACTGGACAAACACGAAGTCACCAACGCAGTGGAAAACGCCGTCAAGGAGCTGGACCGCCGCTATGACTTGAAGGGCAAGGGCAGCTTCGAGTTCAAGGAAAAGGAACTCACCGTCAACCTGACCGCTGAAGCCGAATTCCAGCTGGAAGCGATGATCGAGATCCTCAAGCTGGCCCTGGTCAAGCGCAAGATCGATGTGCAGTGCCTTGAGGTCAAGGACGCTTACGCTTCGGGCAAGGTGATGAAGCAGGAAGCCACCCTCAAGGAAGGCATCGACAAAGAGCTGGCGAAAAAGATCGTTGCCCACATCAAGGATGCCAAGCTGAAGGTCCAGGCTGCGATCCAGGGTGAGCAGGTACGGGTGACCGGCAAGAAGCGCGACGATCTGCAGGAAGCCATCGCCGCCCTGCGGGCGAAAGAGTTCGGCATGCCGCTGCAGTTCAACAACTTCCGCGACTGA
- a CDS encoding cob(I)yrinic acid a,c-diamide adenosyltransferase, whose amino-acid sequence MGFRLSKIYTRTGDKGETGLGDGRRVPKDHPRVEAIGEVDTLNSQLGLLLAGLAEQRLEHPGLQELIDVLAPCQHRLFDLGGELAMPVYQALNIAEVKRLEAAIDTWNEELGPLENFILPGGSALIAQAHVCRSLARSAERRCQHLNAVEPLEGVGLAYINRLSDLLFVAARLIAKRQGIAEILWQAAAKPE is encoded by the coding sequence ATGGGCTTTCGCTTGTCGAAGATTTACACCCGCACCGGTGACAAAGGCGAAACCGGGCTGGGTGACGGGCGCCGGGTTCCCAAGGACCATCCGCGGGTCGAGGCCATCGGCGAAGTCGATACGCTGAACAGCCAGCTGGGGCTGCTCCTGGCCGGGCTGGCGGAACAGCGTCTAGAACATCCAGGCCTGCAGGAACTGATCGACGTCCTGGCGCCTTGCCAGCACCGCCTCTTCGACCTGGGCGGCGAGTTGGCCATGCCGGTGTATCAGGCACTGAATATCGCGGAAGTCAAACGCCTGGAAGCGGCCATCGATACCTGGAACGAAGAGTTGGGGCCGCTGGAGAACTTCATTTTGCCGGGCGGTTCGGCCTTGATTGCCCAGGCCCATGTCTGCCGCAGCCTGGCGCGCAGTGCCGAGCGACGCTGCCAGCATCTGAATGCCGTGGAACCGCTGGAGGGGGTCGGCCTGGCCTACATCAATCGCCTGTCCGACTTGCTGTTCGTGGCGGCGCGCCTGATTGCCAAGCGCCAGGGGATTGCCGAGATTCTCTGGCAAGCAGCAGCGAAACCCGAATAG
- a CDS encoding glutathione S-transferase codes for MNLHLIIGDKLYSSWSLRAALALELAGATYTEELIKLNQPDTRELILKHSPTGKVPLLKNEHGTIADSLAIAEYLVERFPEAELWPRDMAARAQARSACAQMHSGFFGLRGNLPFDLSRDAALSPMPPEAQADIERMLALWAECRAAATEPGPFLFGRVSLADAFFAPIAVRLRTYRVALPAVDAAYVETIYQWPAFKAWQKAGLEEAVR; via the coding sequence ATGAATCTTCACCTGATCATCGGCGACAAACTCTATTCCTCCTGGTCGCTGCGCGCCGCCCTGGCGCTTGAGTTGGCCGGCGCGACTTACACTGAAGAACTGATCAAGCTGAACCAGCCCGATACCCGCGAGCTGATTCTCAAGCATTCGCCAACCGGCAAAGTCCCGTTGCTGAAGAACGAGCACGGCACCATTGCCGACTCCCTGGCGATTGCCGAATACCTGGTCGAGCGTTTTCCCGAAGCCGAGCTCTGGCCGCGGGATATGGCCGCCCGTGCCCAGGCCCGCTCCGCCTGCGCGCAGATGCACAGTGGCTTTTTCGGCTTGCGCGGTAACCTGCCGTTCGACCTGAGCCGCGATGCCGCGCTTTCACCCATGCCGCCCGAGGCCCAGGCCGATATTGAGCGGATGCTGGCGTTATGGGCCGAATGTCGCGCGGCCGCGACCGAGCCAGGGCCTTTCCTGTTTGGTCGGGTCAGCCTGGCGGACGCCTTTTTTGCGCCAATCGCCGTGCGCCTGCGTACCTATCGGGTGGCGCTGCCGGCTGTCGATGCCGCCTATGTTGAAACGATCTATCAATGGCCAGCCTTCAAGGCCTGGCAGAAAGCCGGTTTAGAGGAAGCAGTGCGGTGA